The Mobula hypostoma chromosome 5, sMobHyp1.1, whole genome shotgun sequence region attggGCATTcagtcagtgtgcaaaagacaacaagctgtgcaaatacagaaagaaatataataataaataaataaccaataaatatcgagatgaagagtccttaaaaataggtgtgggaacagttcagtgatggggaaagtgaagctgagtgaagttatccccaggttcaggagccagatggctgaggggtaataactgttcctgaacctggtggtgtgggtgctaaggctcctgtagcttcttcctgatggcagcagtgagaagagagcatgtcctgggtggttgggggtccctgatgatggatacatatagttacaacagtgcgagcaataccgtaacttgacgAAGAACAGGCCGTTACCTCGGTAGaaaattcaaagtctctcgaaagtcccacatctcacgcagacgggagaaggaagaaaactctccctgccatgctcgaccacagtctgactctgagtcatccgaaaacagAGTTTTGCAAACTAAGAACTTCTCTTTCATCTTGTGCCAAGATAGTTAATCAAAGTTTGGCAAGTAATTTGACACCTTATGGAAACAATATGGTTAGGCCAAGGTGTGTGCTGGGACAGATAAGTACCAGAGGCTGATGGGGAAGCAGCGGAGAACAGAAGAGGctgtgagagggagagtgagtaagtaagtaaataaataaatagtaaattagggatagggtacgagggggaggtgagatatttacggaagttagagaaatcaatgttcatgccatcaggttggaggctacccagacggaactttattaggtacctcctgtacctggtatggaaactatagaaaaactacagcacagaaacaggccttttggcccttcttggttgtgccgaaccattttctgcctagtcccactgacctgcacacagaccatatccctccatacacctcccatccatgtatctgtccaatttattcttaaatgttaaaaaagaacccgcatttacacctcgtctggcagctcattccatactcccaccactctctgtgtgaagaagcccccgctaatgtttcctttaaacttttcccccctcacccttaacccatgacctctggatttttttctccccttgcctcagtggaaaaagcctgcttgcattcactctatctatacccaccataattttatacacccctatcaaatctcccctcattcttctacgctccagggaataaagtcttaacctattcaacctttctctgaaactgagtttctcaagtcccggcaacatccttgtaaaccttctctgcactcttttaaccttattaatatccttcctgtaatttggtgaccaaaactgaacacaatactccagattcggcctcaccaataccttatacaacctcatcataacattccagctcttatactcaatactttgattaataaaggccaatgtaccaaaagctctctttacgaccctatctacctgtgacgacacttttagggaattttgtatctgtattcccagatccctctgttctagtgcactcctcagtgccttaccatttaccctgtatgttctaccttggtttgtccttccaacgtgcaatacctcacacttgtcagtattaaactccatctgccatttttcagcccatttttccagctggtccaagtccctctgcaggctctgaaaaccttcctcactgtctactacacctccagtctttgtatcatcagcaaatttgctgatccaatttaccacattatcatccagatcattgatatcggtgacatggtcttctgctgctgtagcccatccttcGAGGTTTGACATATtgagtgttcagagatgctcttctgcacaccactgttgcaatgtgtggtTGTCAGAGTCACTGACTCACCTTCctgcagcttgaaccagtttggccatccTCTTCTGATCTCTCTCGTTAACAGGGTGTTTCCACCCACGGAATTTACTGCTCACTGGACgctttctgttttttgcatcactctctgtaaaccctagagagtGTTGTGCGTGAGAATcccagcttctgagatactcaccacccccccaccccccacccaccatctGAAGCATTCAGGGACTTGGACGAGATTTATTTGTGTGAccgtattttactgatatcttatatgtgctctgACTACTGGGGGATAACTCTGTTTTCTACCGCAGGAAAAATCCTCGCAAGAGTACTCCTGAACAGATTGGTGCCCATCACtgcagaagaacacctcccagagagccagtgtgtcttcagagccaacaggagcaccacatggtatttgttctcaggcagctccaagagaaatgtagggaacagaacaagggattgtATGTGACGTCTGTTGATCTTACCAAAGCATTCGACACCGTGAGCAGGGAAGGTCTGTGGCAAATCATGGAATGACTGGGATGTCCCCCAGAGTTCCTCAGCATGGTCATCCAGCtacatgaagatcagagtggccaagtcagacacaacaaCGATCTCTTagaacccttcccaataggcaacGGGGTAAAGCAAGGCTGCGCCCTCACACCGACTCTCTTCACCgtcttcttcagcatgatgctcgaaagggccacagaagaccttgatgacgAGGACAGTGTCTACATCCGATACCACaccgatggcagcctgttcaacctgaggcgaCTACAGTCCCAtaccaagacattggagcaactcatccAAGAGCTACTCTTCCCCGACGATGCGTCCTTGTTGCCtacacagagacagccctgcagcgtataacatcctgcttcACAAAGGCTGCCAAGCTCTtcggactggaagtcagcttgaagaagacagaagttctccatcagcccgcacctcaggaagattaccacgctccccgcatcaccatcggtgaggtagagctgaagacagtccaccagttcagctacctggaGTGCACCATCTtgtcagatgccaagatcgacaaagagattgacaacagactggcaaaggcaaacagcgcaTTCAGCGGGCTGTAcaaagagtctggaacaacaagcatttgaaggAAGGCACAAAGATCAGCCTGTACAGAGCTATTGTACTGACTACCCTCCTGTACGGCTCCAAGTCGTGGGTCACCTACCGtcaccacctacgactccttgagcgtttccaccagcgctgcctccgcaccatcctcaatatccactggagtgacttcatcaccaacatcgaagtcctcgaacaggcggaggtcaccagcatcaAGGTCATACTGTTGAAGACGCAGCTGAGCTGGAcagggcacgtctccaggatggaggatcatcgcctgcccaagattgtgctgtatggtgaactctccactggccaccgtgACAGAAGGGCActgaagaagaggtacaaggactctctgatgaaatcccttggtgcctgtcacactGTTCATCACCAGTGGCCTAAACTAGTCTCCGATCGCGAGGCCTggcgacacaccattcaccagcctgtctcctccttcgagaacgcacgcagggctggcattgaggacaaaaggagaaggaggaagaaccgtgacacagcagcaccaaacccagagcAGAATTTTCCTTGCAGCTGCTGTGGCCAGACCTGCCTGTCCcatattggcctcgtcagccaccagcaagcctgcagcagacgtgggcagccTCCTTCCTAAACCTTCGTTCACGAAGCCAAGCTATGAAGATGATATGTGctacatgtgccttgtgctgtgtatgactattgttgctgccttttgcaccttggtccaggagtaacgctgtttcatttggctgtattcaagggtagtcatgtatggttgaatgacaattcaacTTGAACTGTAACTATAACTCAATGTTGGAGAaacttttctctggagtgctggaggcggaggggtgacctgatagaggtttataagattatggatAGACACACCATAGCTTTCTCCCATGGTtgagatgtctaataccagaggacatgcattgaaagtgagggAAAGAGCGTGAGCAAGATCGGGACCTTGAGCAAGACTGTGATAGGGATCATAAGGGAATCAAGGTTAAGGTAAGGGAGCACAACTgagaattttagtctattataaaccaagtccacctgtacatacacagggacacctcattgtatatagttcacgattatttgcactattgttttgtttgttttttaattctgtacagcgagagctcagggaaaccagcatcaaattccctgtatgtgtcgaCATACTTGGCGAttataaaggattctgattctgattctgaaaggatcAAGAGTGGGATAAGAGGAGAGAAAGAAACTGGAACCAGGAGAGATCCAAGtagatccaaagagaaaagctgagaagcagagcagaaaggtgtccagagcagtcagaaccacttcctgcgcTGTCAAAGTCAACCCCTACAACCATCGTggtggaggccccagaacctgactGATTCACAGTCACAGGTCTCACCAGCCAGGCAGAGTGATTCCCCATggcaggaaagacgttatcccacaacagtaagaaatcctccatagcgattaaatctttaggtctgagtaggacaatttaaaatttactatgctgtcgATGTcagtatagtagttgtattagaTAGTATACTGTGAATATGTATACGAGTTGAGATgctttctatattgagttggagtttatagctaggtacggaggagtgttgtgcatttaatatttcagtgatatttgagtattattgtaaatatattgtttgattaagcattccttgatgtttaagtaattcattatggttatattaCAAAGTACGTGAACGGTACACGTCACCACACTGGGCACatgcacctcgcttaaagtaaaaacgaacACACACATTtattctgctgaagggtttcagcccgaaatgtcgactgcactcttttccacagaggctgcctggcctgctgagttcctccagcattttgtgtgtgttggtcggatttccagcatctgcagattttctcttgtttgtgatacacATTTATCTCCTGGCTCCTTGATTTTATTTTGcttagttttatgctttggagttacaaaacataacgaaTCTCTGCAGACACTCCAGTGATCCATTTATTGAAGGGTGTGGACGGGTGATGAAGGCAATCCAATTTTTAGGCCTCCACTCTGCTCTTGAAGTCCAGCGATGTGAACGGGTAACATGGATGTTGGGCTGTCCAGGTCGGAGTGTCCCGGGATTGGACATCTGTGTCAGCAGGAGACAACGGCCCGTCAGTTGGCACACCAGGAGTTTGAACCTGGAGTTTGGGGTCCCATCATTGGCTAATCCAAGGGCCAATACCAAAGATCGGAGCCTGAAGGTCAATGGGAAGTCAGGAAGTCAAAGGGCGATGGAGACTGCAGGCCTAGAGGCCTGTTCTGGAGATGGATGActgtgggaaggagggagggaggaaaggggtttgttttgttaTTGTTGTTTTGTTGATTGTTGTgtttgtgttattctgctgagcattgtgggtatgttatgttggtgctaaaatgtgtggtgacacttgcggtctgccccagcacatgcagaagtgttggttgttaatgcaaattacacatttcacAGCGTGTTTCCATGTACTGTGCGTCCTCCAAGAGGACTGCAAtcctgtcgtggtttggaggcttgtgtgcctcagtgacccagagagctgcgTTGGCTGGattcagggctttgtgctttggctcatggtagggtcacccatgacaaacatgtcaaagggtagaggacggACTTacagtggtccaccggtcctccaggttcaggggttcagctcagggctaacaaccctgactggtcaaacaaaatagttacagaaacagcaatgaagaatccttcgacATCTGAGTGTGATGCCATTCCCGAGTTCCCACCCCGGGACTCGCATAACTGACAGTAGTAAAAACCAAGAAGATGAAGGAAACTCTGTCGAGGACCAGAGATGCTGTCATAAATAACAGCGGTGCAACGGGCAGTAAGTAATTTccacgtacatgtgataaatagagttctagattcaagattgtttaatgtcatttccagtacacaagtgtaaaggagaagaaaATAATTGTCAATAAATCTGTCTTCCATTTGTTCAGAGTAGGAACTAATCTTCCATTTGCTCAGTACTTTGTCCACACGATTCAACAGATAGCTCTCTCAAACAAAGAATTAACTACGAACATACAAATCCATTTTAAGAGGTTTCGGGAATGTAGGGGGAGGGGAGTTGGAACAGAGTTTTGCAACTAAGAACTTCTTTCTTTTCATCTTGTGCCAAGATAATTAATCAAAGTTTGGCAAGTAATTTGACATCTTATGGAAACAATATGGTTAGGACATGTTGCGCGGCTGGAACATATAAATACCAGAGGCTGACTTGGAAGCGGCAGAGAACAGAAGAGGTCTCTGCTCAGagcacgggagagagagagagacagacagaaagagacAAAGCGCCTGCAAGCTGCCATCCATATCCCACCCAGCATGAAGACAGTGCCCGCTGCCTTATTCCTGCTCTCCACCGTCGCTGCTTTTTGGAGCATTTCTCAAGGTCACTACCCTTCTCCCATTCTCCTCAGGGTATAAGTAATGGTCAGGAAGGGTGGGAAATCACAGGATTTGTGGTGGAGGGgtctacctcactgtttttctgTCCTGTACACTggcttcttctcctccttccccttttcctgtggtgcactctcctctccttgcagattccttcttctccagccctttacctttcccacccatcacctgctagctagtccttcttcccctcttcccatctttttattctggcatcttgcctctgcctttccagtcctgatgaagggtctcagcccgatacgttaactgtttattcatttccatagatgctgcctgacctgctgagctcctccggcattttgtgtgtattggtctggatttccagcaactgcagaacctcctgtgtttATAACTTCAATATTTTTTCTCACATTTTGCACtacagatttaatttaatttttcatatatatttcttattgtaatttgtagtttttattatgtactgctgccacaaaacaacaaatttcccgacataagccggtgatattaaattggATTATGAATCTGAGACTAACTTGGGGGATTGGGAGAGGATTCCTTGGAACTGGAGACCAAAGGGACGCcagatgctggaagctggagcaaCAAGCAAACGGCAGCGGGTCGAGCAGCGGCTCTGGGGGGTggggaaagatatttttgatgcTGGGGTTGCTACTGCCCTTGTTGGAATTTAGACAGTCACCTTGCTAGCATGGATCAGtcggactgaagggcctgttccctgcTGCAAGATTCCATGACCCTGTGATCACTAACTCAGAGATTATTCATCTTCCAGCCAGCGACAGTGACAACAGCTTGACGGACTGCTGCCTTAGAACAAGCCCAAAAATAATTCCAGTCAACGTTGTGAAATCCTACGAGGTACAGACACCTGGGTATGGATGTAACATTCACGCTGTAATGTGAGTACTGACTCCTCATTCCCCATCGCAATTTCCCAATGGGaggcgggggtggggtggaaggAGCTCGCCTGAGACGTGCTCCAGTTGGGCACtaggaggggaagagggaaggcAAGGAAGGACGCAGGAATCTCTGGGAAGATCGGCCCTCGGAGAGAGTGACTAACCTCGGCTACGTCACCTTTGCCATAGGTTCCGGACCAAGAGGAACAAAATCCTCTGTTCCCCTCCAAAGAAGAAATGGGTACTTAACCTGATGGAAACCATTGACAATAAAAAGAAGCTGAAGAACCTGAAGAAACTGAAGAAATCACGGTAAGGCCCTTATCACCTTCAACTCATGGCCAGTTACACAGCCCCCCTCTTCTcatacctcctctcccttctcttcttctctccttttccgCCTCTCCTCTCCGCTCCatgtcctcccctctcccctccacatccacgtcctcccctctcccctctcccctccacatcctcccctcccctccacatcctcccctctccccctcccctccacatcctcccctctcccctctcccctccacatcctcccctctcccctccacaaccacatcctcccctctcccctctcccctccaca contains the following coding sequences:
- the LOC134346392 gene encoding C-C motif chemokine 21-like; translated protein: MKTVPAALFLLSTVAAFWSISQASDSDNSLTDCCLRTSPKIIPVNVVKSYEVQTPGYGCNIHAVMFRTKRNKILCSPPKKKWVLNLMETIDNKKKLKNLKKLKKSRAKKN